One region of Streptomyces subrutilus genomic DNA includes:
- a CDS encoding sulfite oxidase-like oxidoreductase, producing MGQPESRESPGAEQPELPPGQRLQRGWPVTHYGPVPKFKPDRWEFRVFGATADGDKHCWNHEEFAALPFESVVADLHCVTKFSMPGAEWGGVLARTILALAPPAPQVTHVMVWAEYGFSSNMRLADFASERTVFATHEGGELLTAEHGFPLRLIVPHLYAWKGPKWVRGVEYMTADRRGFWEERGYHNIGDPWREQRYSYQEEPGDGPEL from the coding sequence ATGGGTCAGCCGGAAAGCCGGGAATCTCCGGGAGCAGAGCAGCCGGAGCTTCCACCGGGCCAGCGGCTGCAGCGGGGCTGGCCGGTCACCCACTACGGTCCGGTGCCCAAGTTCAAGCCCGACCGCTGGGAGTTCCGCGTCTTCGGTGCGACGGCCGACGGTGACAAGCACTGCTGGAACCACGAGGAGTTCGCGGCGCTGCCGTTCGAGTCCGTCGTGGCGGACCTGCACTGCGTGACGAAGTTCAGCATGCCGGGCGCCGAATGGGGTGGCGTGCTCGCCCGCACGATCCTCGCCCTGGCGCCGCCGGCGCCGCAGGTCACGCACGTGATGGTGTGGGCCGAGTACGGCTTCAGCTCCAACATGCGGCTGGCCGACTTCGCCTCCGAGCGGACCGTCTTCGCCACCCACGAGGGTGGTGAACTGCTCACCGCGGAGCACGGGTTCCCGCTGCGCCTGATCGTTCCGCACCTGTACGCGTGGAAGGGCCCCAAGTGGGTCCGCGGCGTCGAGTACATGACCGCCGACCGCCGCGGCTTCTGGGAGGAGCGCGGCTACCACAACATCGGCGACCCCTGGCGGGAGCAGCGCTACTCGTACCAGGAGGAGCCGGGGGACGGCCCCGAGCTCTAG
- a CDS encoding 2-hydroxyacid dehydrogenase — protein MEILAFGVTADERPLLESAFASQHEVRCLDVFMSEDTAPIAAGYEIVSSSVNADLNGRVLRILAAGGTRMIAQRSTGFNNIELDVARELGMTVSRVSSYSPYSVAEFAWALAMAVNRRIVRASNRTRDFDFRLNGLMGRDMRGRTVGVLGTGRIGEAFTRIAHGFGMNLLGWDVAQNPACVELGMKYVDKDELLASSDLISLHVPLLEATHHIIDSAALRLMRDDAILVNSSRGGLVDTDALVAELRAGRFAGVGLDVYEAEAGVFFLDKSLEAVEDDTLARLVTFPHVVVTSHQAYYTADAVGQIIDTTVANVADYLAGRRSQNTLVPPAP, from the coding sequence GTGGAGATCCTGGCATTCGGTGTGACCGCCGACGAGAGGCCCCTCCTGGAGAGCGCCTTCGCCAGCCAGCACGAGGTGCGCTGCCTCGACGTCTTCATGAGCGAGGACACCGCGCCCATCGCGGCCGGGTACGAGATCGTCTCCTCCAGCGTGAACGCCGACCTGAACGGCCGGGTGCTGCGCATCCTGGCGGCGGGCGGGACGAGGATGATCGCCCAGCGCTCCACCGGCTTCAACAACATCGAACTGGACGTGGCCCGGGAGCTGGGCATGACGGTCAGCCGGGTCTCCTCCTACTCCCCGTACTCGGTGGCCGAGTTCGCGTGGGCCCTGGCGATGGCCGTGAACCGGCGGATCGTCCGCGCCTCGAACCGGACCCGGGACTTCGACTTCCGGCTGAACGGGCTGATGGGCCGGGACATGCGCGGCCGTACGGTGGGCGTGCTCGGCACCGGCAGGATCGGCGAGGCGTTCACCCGGATCGCGCACGGCTTCGGGATGAACCTGCTGGGCTGGGACGTGGCGCAGAACCCGGCCTGTGTGGAGCTCGGCATGAAGTACGTGGACAAGGACGAGCTGCTCGCCTCCTCGGACCTGATCAGCCTGCACGTGCCGCTGCTGGAGGCCACCCACCACATCATCGACTCGGCGGCGCTGCGGCTGATGCGGGACGACGCGATCCTGGTGAACTCCAGCCGCGGCGGTCTGGTGGACACGGACGCGCTGGTCGCGGAGTTGAGGGCGGGACGGTTCGCGGGGGTCGGACTCGACGTGTACGAGGCCGAGGCCGGGGTGTTCTTCCTGGACAAATCCCTGGAGGCCGTCGAGGACGACACCCTGGCCCGGCTCGTCACGTTCCCGCACGTGGTGGTGACCTCGCACCAGGCGTACTACACCGCCGACGCCGTGGGCCAGATCATCGACACCACGGTCGCCAACGTCGCCGACTACCTGGCGGGCCGCCGCTCGCAGAACACGCTCGTCCCGCCCGCCCCGTAG
- a CDS encoding deoxyribonuclease IV has product MRNPVGGHVPVAGGLASVGLTYAREMGAEAVQVFVANPRGWATPVGNPAQDELFRSQCAEESIPAYVHAPYLINFGSHTEATVEKSVESLRHSLRRSRRIGALGVVVHTGSATGGRPREAAYAQVREFMLPLLDELTHDDDPFLLLESTAGQGSSLCSRAEEFGPYFDALDHHPKLGICLDTCHIFAAGHDLAEPGGTKLTLDLLVDTVGEGRLKLVHANDSKEGVGAHKDRHANVGQGHIGREAFAELFTHPAMAGVPLIIETPGGKEGHAADVALLKELRGPE; this is encoded by the coding sequence ATACGCAATCCGGTGGGCGGGCACGTCCCCGTCGCGGGCGGGTTGGCCTCGGTGGGGCTGACGTACGCCCGGGAGATGGGCGCCGAGGCGGTCCAGGTCTTCGTCGCCAATCCGCGCGGCTGGGCCACCCCGGTCGGCAATCCGGCGCAGGACGAGCTCTTCCGGTCGCAGTGCGCCGAGGAGTCGATCCCGGCCTACGTGCACGCCCCGTACCTGATCAACTTCGGCTCGCACACCGAGGCGACCGTGGAGAAGTCGGTGGAGTCCCTGCGCCACTCGCTGCGCCGGAGCCGTCGGATCGGTGCGCTCGGGGTGGTCGTGCACACCGGCTCGGCCACTGGGGGCCGCCCGCGGGAGGCCGCGTACGCGCAGGTCAGGGAGTTCATGCTGCCGTTGCTGGACGAGCTGACGCATGACGACGACCCGTTCCTGCTGCTGGAGTCCACGGCCGGGCAGGGCTCCTCGCTGTGCTCGCGGGCCGAGGAGTTCGGGCCGTACTTCGACGCGCTCGACCACCACCCGAAGCTGGGCATCTGCCTGGACACCTGCCACATCTTCGCGGCGGGACACGATCTGGCGGAGCCCGGCGGGACGAAGCTGACGCTGGACCTGCTGGTGGACACGGTGGGCGAGGGCCGGCTGAAACTGGTCCACGCGAACGACTCCAAGGAGGGGGTGGGCGCCCACAAGGACCGGCACGCCAACGTCGGCCAGGGCCACATCGGCCGCGAGGCCTTCGCCGAGCTGTTCACGCACCCGGCGATGGCGGGCGTGCCGCTGATCATCGAGACTCCCGGCGGCAAGGAAGGGCACGCGGCGGACGTGGCCCTGCTGAAGGAGCTGCGCGGCCCGGAGTGA
- a CDS encoding class II 3-deoxy-7-phosphoheptulonate synthase, with the protein MYEVTVNAETQAPAAKATWRDLPAAQQPSYPDAEALRAVVADLESYPPLVFAGECDQLRARLGAVAKGEAFLLQGGDCAEAFDAVSADHIRAKLKTLLQMSAVLTYAASVPVVKVGRIAGQYSKPRSKDTETRDGVTLPTYRGDSVNGFAFTEEARIPDPERLKRMYHASASTLNLVRAFTTGGYADLRQVHAWNQDFVKTSPSGQRYEQLAREIDNALNFMKACGTDPAEFKAVEFYASHEALLLDYEGALTRTDSRTGKLYDTSGHMVWIGERTRQLDHAHIEFCSRIANPIGIKLGPTTTVDEALTYIDRLDPEREPGRLTFVVRMGADKVRDKLPELVEKVTASGATVAWVTDPMHGNTFEAASGHKTRRFDDVLDEVKGFFEVHKGLGTHPGGIHVELTGDDVTECVGGGDEIFVDDLHQRYETACDPRLNRSQSLDLAFLVAEMYRDQ; encoded by the coding sequence GTGTACGAGGTGACCGTGAACGCTGAAACCCAAGCCCCCGCCGCCAAGGCGACCTGGCGAGACCTTCCCGCGGCGCAGCAGCCTTCGTACCCCGATGCCGAGGCTCTGCGCGCTGTCGTCGCGGACCTCGAGTCGTATCCTCCGCTCGTTTTCGCGGGCGAGTGCGACCAGCTGCGCGCCCGTCTGGGAGCCGTCGCCAAGGGCGAGGCGTTCCTGCTGCAGGGCGGCGACTGCGCCGAGGCCTTCGACGCCGTGTCCGCCGACCACATCCGCGCCAAGCTCAAGACGCTGCTCCAGATGAGCGCCGTCCTGACGTACGCGGCCTCCGTGCCGGTCGTCAAGGTCGGCCGCATCGCGGGCCAGTACTCCAAGCCGCGCTCCAAGGACACCGAGACTCGCGACGGCGTCACCCTGCCGACCTACCGCGGCGACTCCGTCAACGGCTTCGCCTTCACCGAAGAGGCCCGGATCCCGGACCCCGAGCGGCTCAAGCGCATGTACCACGCGTCGGCCTCGACGCTGAACCTGGTGCGCGCCTTCACCACCGGTGGTTACGCCGACCTGCGCCAGGTGCACGCCTGGAACCAGGACTTCGTGAAGACCTCCCCGTCCGGGCAGCGCTACGAGCAGCTCGCGCGGGAGATCGACAACGCGCTGAACTTCATGAAGGCGTGCGGCACCGACCCGGCCGAGTTCAAGGCCGTCGAGTTCTACGCCTCCCACGAGGCGCTGCTGCTCGACTACGAGGGCGCGCTGACCCGCACCGACTCGCGGACCGGCAAGCTGTACGACACCTCGGGCCACATGGTCTGGATCGGTGAGCGCACCCGCCAGCTGGACCACGCGCACATCGAGTTCTGCTCGCGGATCGCCAACCCGATCGGCATCAAGCTCGGCCCGACCACCACGGTGGACGAGGCGCTGACGTACATCGACCGGCTGGACCCCGAGCGCGAGCCGGGCCGGCTGACCTTCGTCGTCCGCATGGGCGCCGACAAGGTCCGCGACAAGCTCCCCGAGCTGGTCGAGAAGGTCACCGCCTCGGGTGCGACCGTCGCCTGGGTCACCGACCCGATGCACGGCAACACCTTCGAGGCGGCCTCCGGCCACAAGACGCGCCGTTTCGACGACGTGCTCGACGAGGTCAAGGGCTTCTTCGAGGTCCACAAGGGCCTCGGCACCCACCCGGGCGGCATCCACGTCGAGCTCACCGGTGACGACGTCACCGAGTGCGTGGGCGGCGGCGACGAGATCTTCGTCGACGACCTGCACCAGCGCTACGAGACGGCCTGTGACCCGCGGCTCAACCGCAGCCAGTCCCTGGACCTGGCGTTCCTGGTCGCGGAGATGTACCGCGATCAGTAG
- the bfr gene encoding bacterioferritin: MQGDPEVLEFLNEQLTGELTAINQYWLHYRIQDNKGWTKLAKYTREESIDEMKHADKITERILMLDGLPNYQRLFHVRVGQTITEMFQADRQVEVEAIDRLKRGIEVMRGKGDITSARLFEEILADEEHHIDYLDTQLELIESLGEPLYIAQLIEQPS; this comes from the coding sequence ATGCAGGGCGACCCCGAGGTCCTTGAGTTTCTGAACGAGCAGCTGACCGGCGAGCTGACCGCCATCAACCAGTACTGGCTGCACTACCGCATCCAGGACAACAAGGGCTGGACCAAGCTCGCCAAGTACACGCGTGAAGAATCCATCGACGAGATGAAGCACGCGGACAAGATCACCGAGCGCATCCTGATGCTCGACGGCCTGCCGAACTACCAGCGCCTCTTCCACGTGCGGGTCGGGCAGACGATCACCGAGATGTTCCAGGCGGACCGCCAGGTCGAGGTCGAGGCCATCGACCGGCTCAAGCGGGGCATCGAGGTCATGCGCGGCAAGGGCGACATCACCTCGGCCCGCCTCTTCGAGGAGATCCTGGCGGACGAGGAGCACCACATCGACTACCTCGACACCCAGCTGGAGCTCATCGAGTCCCTGGGCGAGCCGCTGTACATCGCGCAGCTCATCGAGCAGCCGAGCTGA
- a CDS encoding 6-phosphofructokinase, which translates to MKVGVLTGGGDCPGLNAVIRAVVRKGEQEYGYGFVGFKDGWRGAVEGATVPLDIPAVRGILPRGGTILGSSRTNPFKTENGVRGIKDNLAKYEVDALIAIGGEDTLGVAAKLYEEYGIPCVGVPKTIDNDLSATDYTFGFDTAVGIATEAIDRLHTTAESHMRVLVVEVMGRHAGWIALHSGLAGGANVILIPEQRFDVDQVCAWVTSRFKASYAPIVVVAEGAMPTDGEMVLKDATKDSFGHVRLSGVGEWLAKEIEARTGKEARTTVLGHVQRGGTPSAFDRWLATRFGLHAIDAVRDGDFGKMVALKGTDIVRVPIAEATAKLKTVDPALYREVGVFFG; encoded by the coding sequence ATGAAGGTCGGAGTGCTGACCGGCGGCGGTGACTGCCCCGGGCTCAACGCGGTGATCAGGGCCGTCGTCCGCAAGGGCGAGCAGGAGTACGGATACGGGTTCGTCGGCTTCAAGGACGGCTGGCGGGGCGCGGTCGAAGGGGCGACGGTCCCCCTGGACATCCCCGCCGTCCGCGGCATCCTGCCCCGGGGCGGCACCATCCTCGGGTCCTCGCGCACCAACCCGTTCAAGACGGAGAACGGCGTCCGCGGCATCAAGGACAACCTCGCCAAGTACGAGGTGGACGCCCTCATCGCGATCGGCGGCGAGGACACCCTCGGGGTCGCGGCCAAGCTGTACGAGGAGTACGGCATCCCCTGCGTCGGCGTGCCGAAGACCATCGACAACGACCTGTCCGCCACCGACTACACCTTCGGCTTCGACACCGCCGTCGGCATCGCGACCGAGGCCATCGACCGGCTGCACACCACGGCCGAGTCGCACATGCGGGTCCTGGTCGTCGAGGTGATGGGCCGGCACGCCGGGTGGATCGCCCTGCACTCGGGGCTCGCGGGCGGCGCCAACGTCATCCTCATCCCGGAGCAGCGCTTCGACGTCGACCAGGTGTGCGCCTGGGTGACCTCCCGGTTCAAGGCGAGCTACGCGCCGATCGTGGTGGTCGCCGAGGGCGCGATGCCCACGGACGGGGAGATGGTCCTCAAGGACGCCACCAAGGACTCCTTCGGACACGTCCGCCTGTCGGGCGTCGGCGAGTGGCTGGCCAAGGAGATCGAGGCGCGGACCGGGAAGGAGGCCCGTACGACGGTGCTCGGGCACGTCCAGCGGGGCGGCACGCCGAGCGCCTTCGACCGGTGGCTCGCGACCCGCTTCGGACTGCACGCGATCGACGCGGTGCGCGACGGGGACTTCGGCAAGATGGTCGCGCTGAAGGGCACGGACATCGTGCGGGTGCCCATCGCCGAGGCCACGGCGAAGCTGAAGACGGTGGACCCGGCGCTGTACCGGGAGGTCGGCGTCTTCTTCGGCTGA
- a CDS encoding DUF4396 domain-containing protein → MEHHAHDQHRHESHDHHGPEHHGHARQGRADWATAARATLHCLTGCAIGEVLGMVIGTALGWGNVPTMALAIALAFLFGYAFTLRGVLAAGVGFRAAVRVALAADTLSITVMELIDNGVIALWPGAMDAHLSDPMFWTVLAIALAAAFVITVPVNRWLIGRGKGHAVVHRYH, encoded by the coding sequence ATGGAGCACCACGCACACGACCAGCACCGTCACGAGAGCCACGACCACCACGGCCCCGAGCACCACGGCCACGCACGGCAAGGGCGCGCCGACTGGGCCACGGCCGCCCGGGCCACCCTGCACTGCCTCACCGGATGCGCCATCGGCGAGGTGCTCGGCATGGTCATCGGGACCGCGCTGGGTTGGGGAAACGTCCCGACCATGGCGCTGGCGATCGCCCTGGCGTTCCTCTTCGGCTACGCGTTCACCCTGCGGGGGGTCCTCGCGGCAGGCGTTGGCTTCCGTGCGGCCGTCCGGGTGGCGCTCGCCGCGGACACTCTTTCGATCACCGTCATGGAACTGATCGACAACGGCGTGATCGCCCTGTGGCCGGGCGCCATGGACGCGCACCTGTCGGACCCGATGTTCTGGACGGTGCTGGCGATCGCCCTCGCGGCCGCCTTCGTGATCACGGTCCCGGTGAACAGGTGGCTGATCGGCCGCGGCAAGGGGCACGCGGTCGTCCACCGGTACCACTGA
- a CDS encoding (2Fe-2S)-binding protein: MNRVYVCSCFGITDEQVKHHAAAGACTPRQIASATKAGTDCGSCVRTIQGILGRGACPRRELLEKGNAAAVLTAEVSPGPAPAPSLVEAA; this comes from the coding sequence GTGAACCGCGTGTACGTCTGCTCTTGCTTCGGGATCACCGACGAGCAGGTCAAGCACCACGCGGCCGCCGGCGCCTGCACTCCGCGCCAGATCGCCTCGGCCACCAAGGCCGGCACCGACTGCGGCTCCTGCGTGCGCACCATCCAGGGCATACTCGGCCGGGGTGCCTGCCCGCGCCGCGAACTGCTGGAGAAGGGCAACGCGGCGGCCGTGCTCACCGCCGAGGTGTCGCCCGGCCCGGCGCCGGCACCCTCGCTCGTGGAAGCCGCGTAG
- the pknB gene encoding Stk1 family PASTA domain-containing Ser/Thr kinase — MDTTLDDPLVGRVLDGRYRVDARIAAGGMATVYRTVDTRLDRVLALKVMHPALAADAAFVDRFIREAKSVARLAHPNVVAVFDQGTDGPYVYLAMEYVSGCTLRDVLRERGALRPRAALDILEPVLAALGAAHRAGFVHRDMKPENVLIGDDGRVKVADFGLVRSVDSVTHTTGSVLGTVSYLAPEQIENGVTDTRVDVYACGVVFYEMLTGTKPHTGGSPAQVLYQHLNEDVPPPSAAVPGLPVGLDEIVAHATARNPELRPYDAAALLGLTREARVQLSDDELDAVPPQARAEERTAAEDRTSVIPRPVTAHQPVHQTSRLQSPPPPAPAPPAARGPRRGVLLVVAGVLLALGLGTGVWYINSGQFTKVPNLLGKTEEQAKSQLSAAGLGVKRIERKFSTSFDRGTVMNTDPPGGKRIRGNGAVTLTISRGPEVVAVPNLKGRPLEEAKAELTKSGLAPGIETQAFSQDVAQGSVVSTDPAGGEKRAPDTAVAMVVSKGRPVPVPNVAGVPFEQARSTLQGLGLKVGTAPEQVNAPSPAGTVANQSVGAGTQAAAGDTVTLTVSKGPRQLPVPDVTGQDVDAARKALEGAGFKVKVERPLISFSKTVDSQSVAGGQNAPEGTTIVITTKGL, encoded by the coding sequence GTGGATACGACCCTGGATGACCCCCTCGTCGGGCGCGTGCTCGACGGCCGCTACCGCGTCGACGCCCGCATCGCGGCCGGCGGCATGGCCACGGTCTACCGGACCGTCGACACCCGCCTGGACCGCGTCCTGGCCCTGAAGGTGATGCACCCGGCGCTCGCCGCGGACGCCGCCTTCGTCGACCGGTTCATCCGCGAGGCGAAGTCCGTGGCCCGACTCGCCCACCCCAACGTCGTCGCGGTCTTCGACCAGGGCACGGACGGGCCGTACGTCTACCTGGCCATGGAGTACGTCTCCGGCTGCACCCTGCGCGACGTGCTCCGCGAGCGCGGCGCGCTCCGGCCGCGGGCCGCGCTCGACATCCTGGAGCCCGTGCTCGCCGCCCTCGGCGCCGCCCACCGGGCCGGCTTCGTGCACCGCGACATGAAGCCGGAGAACGTCCTGATCGGCGACGACGGCCGGGTCAAGGTGGCCGACTTCGGGCTGGTCCGGTCCGTGGACTCGGTGACCCACACCACCGGCTCCGTCCTCGGCACCGTCTCCTACCTGGCCCCCGAGCAGATCGAGAACGGCGTCACCGACACCCGCGTGGACGTCTACGCCTGCGGGGTCGTGTTCTACGAGATGCTCACCGGCACCAAGCCGCACACCGGCGGCTCCCCCGCCCAGGTGCTCTACCAGCACCTCAACGAGGACGTACCGCCCCCCTCCGCCGCCGTCCCCGGCCTCCCCGTCGGCCTCGACGAAATCGTCGCGCACGCCACCGCGCGCAACCCGGAGCTGCGCCCCTACGACGCCGCCGCCCTGCTCGGCCTCACCCGCGAGGCCCGCGTCCAGCTCAGCGACGACGAGTTGGACGCCGTACCGCCGCAGGCGCGCGCCGAGGAGCGGACGGCTGCCGAGGACCGCACCAGCGTCATCCCCCGCCCGGTCACCGCGCACCAGCCGGTGCACCAGACCTCCCGGCTGCAGAGTCCGCCGCCGCCTGCGCCCGCCCCGCCGGCCGCCCGCGGGCCCCGGCGCGGCGTACTGCTGGTCGTCGCGGGCGTACTGCTCGCCCTCGGGCTCGGCACGGGGGTCTGGTACATCAACTCCGGCCAGTTCACCAAGGTGCCCAACCTGCTCGGCAAGACCGAGGAGCAGGCCAAGTCGCAGCTCTCGGCGGCGGGCCTCGGCGTGAAGCGGATCGAGCGGAAGTTCAGCACCTCCTTCGACCGCGGCACCGTGATGAACACCGACCCGCCGGGCGGCAAGCGCATCCGCGGCAACGGCGCGGTGACGCTCACCATCTCCCGCGGGCCCGAGGTCGTGGCCGTGCCCAACCTCAAGGGCCGCCCGCTGGAGGAGGCCAAGGCCGAGCTGACCAAGTCCGGGCTGGCCCCCGGCATCGAGACGCAGGCCTTCAGCCAGGACGTCGCGCAGGGATCGGTGGTCAGCACCGACCCGGCGGGCGGCGAGAAGCGGGCTCCCGACACGGCGGTCGCCATGGTCGTCAGCAAGGGCCGCCCGGTCCCGGTGCCGAACGTGGCCGGCGTCCCCTTCGAGCAGGCCCGGTCGACACTGCAGGGCCTCGGCTTGAAGGTGGGCACGGCACCCGAACAGGTCAACGCCCCCTCCCCGGCCGGTACGGTCGCCAACCAGTCGGTCGGCGCCGGAACCCAGGCCGCGGCCGGGGACACCGTGACGCTGACCGTCTCCAAGGGGCCCCGTCAGCTCCCCGTTCCGGACGTGACCGGCCAGGACGTGGACGCGGCCCGCAAGGCCCTGGAGGGCGCGGGCTTCAAGGTGAAGGTGGAGCGGCCGCTCATCTCCTTCAGCAAGACGGTGGATTCGCAGTCGGTGGCCGGCGGCCAGAACGCCCCCGAGGGCACCACGATCGTCATCACGACCAAGGGACTGTGA
- a CDS encoding anthranilate synthase family protein: MNLSRLLDDPYPPFALLRRRTPGRDHDTVEVLLGPVHEAARLADLPVRELPTLALVPFRQIRERGFDVRDDGTPLSVLTAEEAYEIPLAEALAALPAHAVRVDGGGFDVLDEEYAATVERVIEDEIGRGEGANFVIRRTYEGRIDGFGRADALALFRRLLEGERGAYWTYVVHTGDRTLVGASPEVHVRMSGRTVVMNPISGTYRYPAGGPTAESLLAFLGDRKETEELSMVVDEELKMMCTVGDMGGVVVGPRLKEMSHLAHTEYELRGRSSLDVREVLRETMFAATVTGSPVQNACRVIERYEAGGRGYYAGALALLGLDPAGGQTLDSPILIRTADIDGDGVLRVPVGATLVRHSDPAGEVAETHAKAAGVLEALGVRPAAPRPAFEGAGLADDPRVRAALAARRADLAPFWLRMQEQPAAPAGHALVVDGEDTFTAMLAHVLRVAGLEVTVRRYDEPGLRAAALAWEGPIVLGPGPGNPADAADPKMRMLRGLAAELLASHRGGLLGVCLGHELLAAELGLPLVRKAEPAQGAQTRIDLFGTAEVVGFYNTYTARCEAGGEPAGVEVARDPGTGEVHALRSAAGRFAGVQFHPESVLTLRGAELLRELLTGVTAPA; encoded by the coding sequence ATGAACCTCAGCCGACTGCTCGACGACCCCTACCCGCCGTTCGCCCTGCTGCGCCGGCGGACCCCCGGCCGCGACCACGACACCGTCGAGGTGCTGCTCGGCCCCGTCCACGAGGCCGCGCGCCTCGCCGACCTGCCCGTACGGGAGCTGCCCACCCTCGCCCTGGTCCCCTTCCGGCAGATCCGGGAGCGCGGGTTCGACGTACGCGACGACGGCACGCCGCTGAGCGTGCTGACCGCCGAGGAGGCGTACGAGATCCCGCTCGCCGAGGCCCTGGCCGCGCTGCCCGCGCACGCCGTACGGGTCGACGGGGGCGGATTCGACGTCCTCGACGAGGAGTACGCGGCCACGGTCGAGCGCGTCATCGAGGACGAGATCGGCCGCGGGGAGGGCGCGAACTTCGTCATCCGGCGCACGTACGAGGGCCGGATCGACGGCTTCGGCCGGGCCGACGCCCTGGCCCTGTTCCGGCGGCTGCTGGAGGGCGAGCGGGGCGCGTACTGGACGTACGTCGTGCACACCGGGGACCGCACCCTGGTCGGGGCCAGCCCCGAGGTCCACGTACGGATGTCCGGCCGGACCGTCGTGATGAACCCGATCAGCGGTACCTACCGGTACCCCGCCGGGGGCCCCACCGCGGAGTCGCTCCTCGCCTTCCTCGGCGACCGCAAGGAGACCGAGGAGCTGTCGATGGTCGTCGACGAGGAACTGAAGATGATGTGCACCGTCGGCGACATGGGCGGGGTCGTCGTCGGGCCGCGGCTGAAGGAGATGTCCCACCTCGCGCACACCGAGTACGAGCTGCGCGGCCGCTCCTCGCTGGACGTGCGGGAGGTGTTGCGGGAGACCATGTTCGCCGCGACGGTGACCGGCTCGCCGGTGCAGAACGCCTGCCGGGTGATCGAGCGGTACGAGGCGGGGGGCCGCGGCTACTACGCGGGGGCGCTGGCCCTGCTGGGCCTCGACCCGGCGGGCGGCCAGACCCTCGACTCCCCCATCCTGATCCGCACCGCCGACATCGACGGGGACGGGGTGCTGCGGGTGCCGGTCGGCGCCACCCTGGTGCGGCACTCCGATCCGGCGGGCGAGGTGGCGGAGACCCACGCGAAGGCCGCCGGGGTGCTGGAGGCGCTGGGGGTCCGGCCCGCGGCGCCCCGCCCGGCCTTCGAGGGGGCCGGCCTGGCGGACGATCCCCGGGTGCGGGCGGCCCTGGCGGCCCGGCGGGCGGACCTGGCCCCGTTCTGGCTGCGCATGCAGGAGCAGCCGGCCGCTCCGGCCGGCCACGCGCTGGTGGTGGACGGCGAGGACACCTTCACCGCGATGCTGGCGCACGTCCTGCGGGTGGCCGGGCTGGAGGTGACCGTACGCCGCTACGACGAACCGGGGCTGCGGGCGGCGGCCCTGGCCTGGGAGGGCCCGATCGTGCTGGGCCCGGGCCCGGGCAACCCGGCGGACGCGGCCGACCCCAAGATGCGGATGCTGCGCGGGCTGGCGGCCGAGCTGCTCGCCTCGCACCGGGGCGGGCTGCTCGGGGTCTGCCTGGGCCACGAGCTGCTGGCGGCGGAGCTGGGGCTGCCGCTGGTCCGCAAGGCCGAGCCCGCTCAGGGGGCGCAGACGCGGATCGACCTGTTCGGGACGGCGGAGGTGGTCGGCTTCTACAACACGTACACCGCGCGCTGCGAGGCCGGCGGCGAGCCCGCGGGGGTGGAGGTCGCCCGGGACCCCGGAACGGGGGAGGTCCACGCGCTGCGCTCCGCCGCCGGCCGGTTCGCGGGGGTCCAGTTCCACCCGGAGTCCGTGCTCACCCTGCGCGGCGCGGAGCTGCTGCGCGAGCTCCTGACGGGGGTCACGGCCCCGGCCTGA
- a CDS encoding response regulator — protein sequence MVVDDHPMWRDAVARDLAAAGFDLVATAGDGPEAVRRARAVSPHVLVLDLNLPGMPGVQVCKELVGANPALRVLVLSASGEHADVLEAVKSGATGYLLKSAGAQELIDAVRRTAAGDPVFTPGLAGLVLGEYRRLATDPAPAASDEAKAPQLTDRETEVLRLVAKGLSYKQIAERLVISHRTVQNHVQNTLGKLQLHNRVELVRYAIERGLDDA from the coding sequence ATGGTCGTGGACGACCATCCGATGTGGCGGGACGCGGTCGCCCGTGACCTGGCCGCCGCGGGCTTCGACCTGGTGGCCACGGCCGGCGACGGCCCCGAGGCGGTGCGCCGGGCCCGCGCCGTCTCCCCCCACGTCCTGGTCCTCGACCTCAACCTGCCCGGCATGCCCGGGGTCCAGGTCTGCAAGGAGCTGGTCGGGGCGAACCCGGCGCTGCGGGTGCTGGTCCTGTCGGCCAGCGGCGAGCACGCGGACGTGCTGGAGGCGGTCAAGTCCGGCGCCACCGGCTACCTGTTGAAGTCGGCCGGAGCCCAGGAGCTGATCGACGCGGTCCGCCGCACGGCCGCCGGCGATCCCGTGTTCACCCCGGGCCTGGCCGGGCTGGTGCTCGGCGAGTACCGGCGCCTGGCCACCGACCCGGCGCCGGCCGCCTCGGACGAGGCGAAGGCGCCGCAGCTGACCGACCGGGAGACCGAGGTGCTGCGGCTGGTGGCCAAGGGGCTCTCGTACAAGCAGATCGCGGAGCGGCTGGTCATCTCCCACCGCACGGTGCAGAACCACGTCCAGAACACCCTGGGCAAACTCCAGCTGCACAACCGCGTCGAGCTCGTCCGGTACGCGATCGAGCGGGGCCTCGACGACGCGTAG